CGTATCCGGTTCCGTAGGAGACGAGATCTATATTCTTTCCGGTTCTAATTCAACCGACATGACGAATGGTCCCGTATTTAATACAATCTTAAAGTTCTATCCTGAGTTAGGAACAAATGGACAATGGATCTCCTATTCATCTGCATCTACAATATTCAGCAGAGTGGATATGGCTGGATGCGCCATCGACGGCACTATTTTTTATTCAGGAGGAAGGACTTACAATACCGGAAGTGCAAATGCAAGCACGGATGGTTTTGTTCCACCTGCAAATACGACTACTTCCTTCGGTGAACCAAGTCTTGTGGAGTCCAAACATGGAGGTGTAGGACTCTGCATCAATCCAAGCTCTCAAGATCCTTTTCCTGCAGATGGAGTTTGGTTTGCAGTCATCGGTGGATCCACAGGCTCAGGAAATGTGTTCCAACCTGCGACTTTTATTCTTCCTACAAATAAAACGGAATTCTATCAATTAGGTTCCGGCGTTTTCACCTCAGGTCCCACTCTTCCCTCTTCTTTGTATTATCCGGCAGCTCAAACCTCTTACGAGACTAGACAGATCTTTGTATTTGGAGGGGCAAGTGCGATCAATGTTCCAGAAGACAGCGTGTATTACTTGGATTCGGGAAATCCGATCCTCTCCGCTTGGAGCCTTCATCCCAAAACTATGCCTCGTAGAAGATATGGTCATAAGGCAATCCGGATCGATCGATGAAGAAGATCTTCTTTACAGATCCAAAAACCGAATTCAGGCCATCGGCTGCTTCTTCCTACAAAAGTAAATTTGTTCTTCTACTTTTGTCATTCTATATAAGTTTTTCCTTATATTCGCAGCCCTTATCCGAATCCGAAACTTCTTGGATCAAAGAAGGAGAGATACTCATCGAAACGAAACAATTCTTGGAAGCGGAGAAACTGGCAAATTCGATTCTGGGATCGAATCCATCCGACTTAAAGGCCGAATTCCTACTCACTCGAGCCTGGATCGGATTAGGAAAGGAAGAAGGAAAAAAAGGAAATCTCAGCTCCGCCAAGGAATATCTGGAAAAAGCCTATGAGAAATGGCCTTTAAACGAAGATCTTCGAAAAGAAATCCAGGAACTCGAAAAAGGTCCAGGCCATTCAAAAACGATAAAGAATCCTTCGACAACTAAACGGCAAACTTTCTCGGCTGCCCCTTTCGAAGAATGGAAATCCGTAATGGAGTCTTTACGAACGGAGATCTCAGGGTTAAGAATGGAAGTCTCGGATCTGAAAACGAAAATAGAGGCCGCCCAAACTCGAGGAAATAATATCCTCCTATGGATCAGTGCCCTTCTATTAACTCAGATTGTATTTCAGATCCTTATTTTATTCAAAAAAGATAAATAATAAAGATATTAAATACTTAGAGCGACCCCGCGCTCGGCTGCAATATCTCTGGCAGTCTTTCCATCCTCAGTCTTCAAATCAGGATCGGCTCCTTTTTGCAGGAGTAGATTCACTATCTGTTCATTTCCCTGGCGAGAAGCAGCTATATGCAGAGGAGAAAATCCTCCCTCCTGTGTAAAATTCGGATCAGCCCCAAACTCCAACAGAAGTGCAACTGCATCCGCCTTCCAAGAAGCGACTGCAGAATGCAAAGCAGTGTTTCCTAAAGAGAACTTACTCTTGGATTTTGCATGTATATCCGCACCCTTCTCGATCAAATATTTGATCAGAGGCAAACGACCAAAATGAGCGGCAAGATGCAAAGGAGTCCATCCATCCGGACTATAAGAATGCACGAGTGAAGAATTTCCTTCGACCAACTCTCTAACTCTTGCCTCGGTTCCCAAAGCAGCAGCCTCGTATAGATTCAAAGGAATTCCGAGAGTTAGATACGCTTGTATTATATCTTCTTTTCCGAAATAGAGCGCAAATAGTACAGGAGTGATCCCCTCTGCATTTTGCTTAGAGCAAAGATCCGGTGCTTCTCTCAAGGAATAGATCACCTGAGCTTTTTGGCCGGCCGCAATCATCTGAAAGATATCCGAAATCAAAAGTGGGGCCTCCAAAAACCACCGATGGATGATCCATTTTTTTTCAGTTTTGTCAATCCGGATTCACGGAGAATCTTTTAATTGGATGAGATCGAAAGGCTGCAAGTCGACCGAGATAGGCAAAGGAGTAATCAGCCGATTCGAATCGTTCGTATCGAACATAGTGACTCCTGGCTGAGTGAATTCAGTATTTGCGACATACAGTATTCCGTCGTCTCCGAGTAAAATGCTGGAGAGACTGGCATCGAAAGAAGAAGGAATAAAGATCAGAGTCGAGATCTTATGGCCTGTACTAGGATTAAATACTTGTAATGTTTTATTGAAGCCGGCGTCCATCACGCTAGCATAGCCTAATTGATCGCTTGCAATCTGGACCACCATCAGATCTCCCCCTGCAGTGGTCTCCGAATAGAGATATCCAGAGCGAAATGTTCGAGTAGAAAGTCTGAACGCAGTGACTCCGCCGTCCAACGCGCTGATAAATCCCATCCTGTTCGGAGTAGGAATAACGATATGTTGCTCTCCGAAAATATCCACTAGCAAAGGCTTACCTACAGGATTCGGTGTCGGAAAGGTATAAACTGCAATAACGGAATCCGTAAGGATATCGATCTCCAACAATAAGGAACCCCAAGGCCCTGGAGGAAAGTATCCACTCGGATCATTGCGATCTAATCTCTCTAGACAAATAAAAAGGCTAGTACCGACGATCTGCATACCGGAAGCCTCAGGTAAGTTATCCGGCACAGCACTCGGTTCCGAGTAACCGCCTAAATCCATATTTCCGAGGGAAGCTCCATTGCTCGGATCTATGATCCTAAGAAATCTAGAATTGTATAAAGAAACATAGGCCTTATTCGGTCCGACAATCGCGATATCACTTGGATTCGTGCCTGCTCCCATCGACCATTCGGAAACTGTTTGAAATCCAAAATTCGGATCCAGAACTTGGACACTATCCTTATTCAATCGATTTATAATATATACTTTCTCGTTTCCGAAACGGGACACAGCGTCCGAATGAATCGGGGTGAGACCAGGATAAGAAAGTAGGATCTCCGGATTCACTACCTTGAATCTTCCACTGCTACTGAAATCAGTGGTCACCACTCCTATATTGTTCGGCAAATTAGGAGTAAGGAACAGAGTGTATAGAGGAGGTCTCTGTATGTCTCCACATGCAGCAAAGAAGCATAAACAAAGAAATATACAGGACTTCTTACTCATCATTAAAACCTTGCACTCAATGTAACGAACCAATTTCTTCCTGGCAAAGGATATCCTACTATATCCTGAACCCTCTTATCTCCCATATTTCTAAGATCTACACTCAGAAGTAATTCCTTCGGTGCCTTTTCCTGTTTTTGGATCTTCTCCTCTTCTTCCTCAGGAGAAGAATACAATACAAGAGTAAGATATGCATTCCAGATCTGTCGAGCAGGCTGATAATTTACGTACTCGTTGGTCCTGTCTTTAAAGACAGCTCCCACATACACACCTTCCAATCCAAGTTCCCAAGTTTTTCTCTTATATGCAAGAGTCGCTCCGATCTCATGTCTTGGTCTAAGAGGAAGATACTTTCCATGCAAATAAGGAGCAGCAGAAGTATTGATCGCTTCTTGGTAGGTATAATCCACTAAGAATTTCCAGCCCTTATATTCCGATTTATGTGAGACCTCCGCCCCATCTATTCTCGCAGAGTCCACATTTTCCGGACGAAGAGTGAATTGCGAATTCGGAATGAATAGGATCATATCTTGGATTCTTTTTCTAAAATAAGAAACAGTAAGACTCGTCTTAAGATCTCCATCTTTAAAGCTTCCTGTAAATCCTGAGTCAAAGTTCTCACTCTTTTCAGGCTTCAATGAATCGTTTGCGATAATAGTTCCTACTTCTCCAAATAATTCCAAGAAACTAGGAATACGATTTTGTTTAGAAGCATTGGTCTTAAAATCCAAACCGTAATTTTCTTTCTCGATCATCTTCCATAAGAGACCTGCCTTAGGATTTGAGAATTTGGTGGTCTTGTCAGGAGAAGCTGTCGGGTCCTGCTTCTGGTACCATGGTTGGTCCGATTGAAATCTATCCCGATAATTGTCCCAAGAAACTCCCGGTGTAAGGATAACTTTTCCATCAAAGAAACGGATCTCATCCTCTAACTGAACCGTAGTGTAGGTCCTGAACTTTCCTGGTTCGTATTTGAGGTCTATGTTTTGTGGAGTACTTCTAGAACGATCAAAGCTTTCTTTTTCCAAACCGAAATGAAGTCGAAAGATCTGATTGTAATCCAAGAGATAGAGAGTGGGAGTCAGATAGGCTCCCGATTGATGAATGATCGCAGCAGAGTTAGGAGTTCCTTTCGAGAATTCCGACTTAGGATCGAATAGATCATCGTTTGCAATCGTAGTGAATGCTCTTGTTTCTATTCTTAAGATCCCGTCCAAGAGTCCTTTTGTATCCGTTCCAATTGTAGAAGTGTTTCTCAAATACCTTCTATGAACTTGCAAGGTTTGATTGCTTTCCGGACCCGGGATCCCATGAAATCTATAATTTAGATCGTTCCAAAATTTGATCTTTGTATTTCCGATCTCTCCATTGAGTCCGATCATTCCTTGCGTTCTTTCGAATTGAGCGTTTCTTCTTCTGTCAATCGTATCATCAAAAGGATTCACGAGAGAAGTTCCATGATCGTTCAAGTAGGAGAAGTTTTGGTCCGATTTTTCTCCCAAGAAGAAGAGACTCGTTCCTATTCCCCCATAACTGCCTGTATGCGTTACGCTCCCTTTGCCAGTATTAAAGCTACCACCTCCGATATTCACCCTGGTCTTAGGAGGACCTCCTCCTGTCCTAGTCACAAGATTCACACTTCCACCAATTGCAGAGCCGGAGAAACCGACGGGAGCCCCACTTCTATATACTTCTATGCTTTGTAGATTATCAAAGGGAAGATCCGCAAGATTCACTTCCCCACCTTGCGTATTATTAAAAGGGATGCCGTCTATATAGATCCTAGACTGATTCGGATTCGTACCTCTCAAGGAAAGAGTGGAATAAGAACCCAATCCTCCATATCTACGTATCCTAACTCCGGCCTCTCTTTCCAAAACATCAGGAAGACTAGTATAACGTGCTGTGTATTGATTTAGATCTATGGCAGTTTGGAAGCCGCTCGGATTCTTTCTAAAATTTTCCGGCTGATTCGCTTTAGTAGTCTTTCCTACCACCTTAACTGGAGCGGACTCTGTCTTGGACAATTCTTGGGAGAAGCTCGGCTTTGAAAGCAAAACCATTCCCAGAAAGAGTATCTTCTTTCCTGGAAAAGTTCCGTAGAAAATAGACTTTCTACTCAAGATAGAACGCACAGATCTCCTGGCGGGAGGAAGGGAAGAACGCCGCAGGGCCCTGTAACGCAGCGAAAGGCCTTAACTCCCGAAAGCCAAAGTACGAAAGTAAATCGGATAGGTTTTCTGA
This genomic window from Leptospira semungkisensis contains:
- a CDS encoding Kelch repeat-containing protein; translated protein: MRSLYFIFIILLLGILRCGDSGLSSILGEEASEAGFAYVAKLGPNSAALSWNCSGPAKGNVYSEVGMISDPSSLKTHWIELKYLRPNTEYNAIVTCGSQTILEGKSLRFKTWISNDPPKTRGIWIVGGIGSTAVPVAEIDLFDPVTGIWYPSITSVPTPRVYASILSHKSKIYVIGGMELISGVYTSSSKVEVYDPYLDIWESKASLPFGSQGAVSGSVGDEIYILSGSNSTDMTNGPVFNTILKFYPELGTNGQWISYSSASTIFSRVDMAGCAIDGTIFYSGGRTYNTGSANASTDGFVPPANTTTSFGEPSLVESKHGGVGLCINPSSQDPFPADGVWFAVIGGSTGSGNVFQPATFILPTNKTEFYQLGSGVFTSGPTLPSSLYYPAAQTSYETRQIFVFGGASAINVPEDSVYYLDSGNPILSAWSLHPKTMPRRRYGHKAIRIDR
- a CDS encoding TonB-dependent receptor — its product is MVLLSKPSFSQELSKTESAPVKVVGKTTKANQPENFRKNPSGFQTAIDLNQYTARYTSLPDVLEREAGVRIRRYGGLGSYSTLSLRGTNPNQSRIYIDGIPFNNTQGGEVNLADLPFDNLQSIEVYRSGAPVGFSGSAIGGSVNLVTRTGGGPPKTRVNIGGGSFNTGKGSVTHTGSYGGIGTSLFFLGEKSDQNFSYLNDHGTSLVNPFDDTIDRRRNAQFERTQGMIGLNGEIGNTKIKFWNDLNYRFHGIPGPESNQTLQVHRRYLRNTSTIGTDTKGLLDGILRIETRAFTTIANDDLFDPKSEFSKGTPNSAAIIHQSGAYLTPTLYLLDYNQIFRLHFGLEKESFDRSRSTPQNIDLKYEPGKFRTYTTVQLEDEIRFFDGKVILTPGVSWDNYRDRFQSDQPWYQKQDPTASPDKTTKFSNPKAGLLWKMIEKENYGLDFKTNASKQNRIPSFLELFGEVGTIIANDSLKPEKSENFDSGFTGSFKDGDLKTSLTVSYFRKRIQDMILFIPNSQFTLRPENVDSARIDGAEVSHKSEYKGWKFLVDYTYQEAINTSAAPYLHGKYLPLRPRHEIGATLAYKRKTWELGLEGVYVGAVFKDRTNEYVNYQPARQIWNAYLTLVLYSSPEEEEEKIQKQEKAPKELLLSVDLRNMGDKRVQDIVGYPLPGRNWFVTLSARF
- a CDS encoding ankyrin repeat domain-containing protein — translated: MSDIFQMIAAGQKAQVIYSLREAPDLCSKQNAEGITPVLFALYFGKEDIIQAYLTLGIPLNLYEAAALGTEARVRELVEGNSSLVHSYSPDGWTPLHLAAHFGRLPLIKYLIEKGADIHAKSKSKFSLGNTALHSAVASWKADAVALLLEFGADPNFTQEGGFSPLHIAASRQGNEQIVNLLLQKGADPDLKTEDGKTARDIAAERGVALSI